A segment of the Nitrosopumilus sp. genome:
GTTTTAAGCCACTTGTAGATTCGTATACCTGAATAAATGCTACATCTCCGGTTAATCTAATAACTTCACCTACTAATTTTGAATCTCCTACAGTTACAGTTTCATACATTTTTGCATCAGACATGCCATCTGCTCTTACAGCTGGACCGCTTACCCATACAATTCTACCTTGTGCTGCCATATCCTAAATTCCCACTCCGAATTTTGCTGCAATTTCTTTCCTAATTAAAGGCTTCAAACGTTCAATTCTAGCATCAATTGTACTATCAAATGTCATTGTACCATCTTTCGACTTGACTTTAATTCCTCCAAGACATGAAATTGTTTCAGATGACAGTTCTGCCCCTGAAAATTGAGACATGACAGACTGAATGACATCTTTGTCTTTTGTATTTGTCATGATTGAAATTTCAGAAGTACCTAAAACTTGAATTGCATTGTCTATCAAAGTCTTGATAAAATTTGAGTAATCAGTAGTACGATCAGCATTTGAAATTTGATCTAACGCTGTTGAGAATACTTTGTCAACTGATTCTTCTAACAGCATAAGTTGCTTATTTCTGGCTTCAATATCAGAACTACCAGTAATCTGTTTTTCTATCTTATCGGCTTCTTTTTTGCCATCTGAAATAATTTTATCATATTCACCCTCTAACTTAGGAACGGCATCGTCTAGATTTTGTCGTGTACTATCAAGTCCAGATTTAATATTTGATAAAATACTCATTTGAGTATTTTTTAATATTTTATCAATCGTATCTTCTAATGCTAAATTAGATCCCAATGGCTGTCTTTGACTCATAATAGATTTTAATGTTTGGAAAAGAAATCAGAAAGATATTAAACTCAATGAAAGTATCCAAAAT
Coding sequences within it:
- a CDS encoding V-type ATP synthase subunit E — translated: MSQRQPLGSNLALEDTIDKILKNTQMSILSNIKSGLDSTRQNLDDAVPKLEGEYDKIISDGKKEADKIEKQITGSSDIEARNKQLMLLEESVDKVFSTALDQISNADRTTDYSNFIKTLIDNAIQVLGTSEISIMTNTKDKDVIQSVMSQFSGAELSSETISCLGGIKVKSKDGTMTFDSTIDARIERLKPLIRKEIAAKFGVGI